One Oryza glaberrima chromosome 11, OglaRS2, whole genome shotgun sequence genomic region harbors:
- the LOC127755714 gene encoding probable disease resistance protein At1g61300, translating into METIIENAHYEHKAASEAVKHWISDVQEIARQAEELVVECKGENPSWHDTCDRGDTQNIELKNEARKKGRVKNPIRRLQVGRLATKLLARAEELLHCRNDLVVLVPCIRPSNYMAVRANGMEFGSRNDAMRQIIGAIKEEKVYVIGVYGPCGIGKSVLVNQILVNMSNQREFDQVIKINLGRKPGLDEIKMSIAKQLNSKRTILLLDNAWEGLDLLELGLPVEVFKILVTTQKISVCKSLGANVEVMVDFLTEQESWELFKFKAGLYEQSAGIGSVEEKIAKRCGHLPLALDVIGTAMCGKDKMYWEGALAELESSYPLENAEVLQKIYMPLKLSYLNLERDEKKALFLMCSLFPGGHEISEDELTAYWVGEDAFNEFHTLEESRRKIHMRLTDIKDSFLLQPAANGSEYVMMHNVVRDVAVFIASRLGEQFAAPHEISEAKINVELKKCKRLSLINTCIEKLTAPECSRLQLLLLRDNSGLQELPKQFFESMHKLVVLDMSNSFTLRLNDSRVSSGMWLVRDLENLQILSLAGSSIDSLPEQLGNLEKLRLLDLSSMESLEIPVGLIFKLRYLEELYVDSSKVTEDLLIEIGTLTQLRCLQLFIKDARFFSQNDHIIFSIDFMRKLKSYIIYTELQWITLIKSHRKNLYLKGVTSIGDWVVDALLGETENLILDSCFEEESTMLHFTALSCISTFRVLKILRLTNCNDLTHLVWCDDQQQSAFHNLEELHITKCESLRSVFHFQSTNKNLFVFPCLKIIQLINLQETVSIWSWEGNPPPQHICPNLKELNVQRCRKLDFVFVARVAAMLSNLERLTLKSNVALKEVVADDYRMEEIVVKHVEMEETVGNEIVSADTRYPAHPADSCALMDPEAFPSLTHLSLVDLPEMEYFYKVRDEIMRFSWKSLVSLKMGGCNSLKGFPIHGASAPGLKNVELVHNGDKSWYQTLISQDASLAERFKTTQE; encoded by the exons ATGGAAACCATCATTGAGAATGCACATTATGAACACAAAGCCGCATCTGAAGCTGTGAAGCACTGGATATCAGATGTTCAAGAAATAGCAAGACAAGCTGAAGAATTGGTTGTGGAATGCAAGGGTGAAAATCCATCCTGGCATGATACGTGTGATAGAGGCGACACACAAAACATAGAGTTGAAAAATGAAGCTAGAAAGAAAGGAAGGGTCAAGAACCCAATTCGACGGCTGCAGGTTGGCAGATTGGCCACAAAGCTGCTAGCTCGAGCTGAAGAACTGCTCCACTGCAGGAATGATCTTGTCGTACTCGTACCTTGTATAAGGCCATCAAACTATATGGCAGTTCGAGCTAATGGAATGGAATTTGGCTCTAGAAATGATGCTATGAGACAGATCATTGGCGCGATAAAGGAAGAAAAGGTGTACGTAATAGGGGTTTATGGACCTTGCGGCATAGGTAAAAGTGTTCTGGTGAATCAAATTTTGGTGAACATGTCAAATCAAAGAGAATTTGATCAAGTCATAAAAATCAACCTTGGCAGGAAGCCAGGACTGGATGAGATTAAAATGAGTATTGCCAAGCAACTAAATTCAAAAAGGACCATACTGCTGTTGGACAATGCCTGGGAAGGCTTGGACCTCCTGGAGTTGGGCCTGCCAGTCGAGGTATTCAAAATACTTGTCACTACACAGAAAATCAGTGTTTGTAAGTCCCTGGGTGCAAATGTTGAAGTCATGGTGGACTTCTTAACTGAGCAAGAATCATGGGAACTTTTCAAATTCAAAGCAGGTCTTTATGAGCAATCTGCAGGTATAGGATCTGTGGAggaaaaaatagcgaaaagatGTGGCCATTTGCCTCTCGCACTAGATGTCATTGGGACTGCCATGTGTGGGAAGGACAAGATGTATTGGGAGGGTGCATTGGCAGAGCTTGAGAGTTCCTATCCTCTTGAGAATGCTGAAGTGTTGCAAAAGATATATATGCCCTTAAAATTAAGCTATTTAAATCTTGAAAGGGATGAGAAAAAAGCTTTGTTCCTGATGTGCAGCTTGTTTCCTGGAGGACACGAAATAAGTGAAGATGAGTTAACAGCGTACTGGGTAGGAGAGGACGCCTTCAACGAGTTCCATACATTAGAAGAATCAAGGCGAAAAATACACATGAGGCTCACAGATATAAAGGACTCTTTTCTGCTGCAGCCAGCAGCTAATGGTAGCGAATATGTGATGATGCACAATGTAGTGAGAGATGTGGCAGTCTTCATTGCCTCAAGGCTTGGTGAACAATTTGCAGCACCACATGAAATCTCTGAGGCCAAAATAAATGTGGAACTTAAAAAATGCAAGAGACTATCGTTGATAAATACATGCATTGAGAAACTAACTGCACCAGAATGTTCTCGACTACAGTTATTACTGCTCAGGGATAACTCGGGCCTACAAGAACTTCCAAAACAATTCTTCGAGAGCATGCACAAACTGGTTGTTTTAGATATGAGCAATTCTTTT ACACTACGTCTAAATGATTCAAGGGTATCTAGTGGCATGTGGTTAGTAAGGGACTTGGAAAACTTGCAAATACTTAGTTTAGCTGGTTCTTCTATTGACTCACTCCCGGAACAATTAGGAAATCTAGAAAAGCTTAGGCTATTGGATTTATCATCCATGGAATCCCTTGAGATACCAGTGGGACTAATTTTTAAGCTACGTTACTTGGAAGAACTCTATGTTGATAGTTCAAAGGTGACTGAAGATCTACTGATTGAGATTGGTACTTTAACACAGCTCAGATGCTTGCAATTGTTTATCAAAGATGCcagatttttttctcaaaatgatCATATTATCTTCTCAATTGATTTCATGAGGAAGTTGAAGTCATATATCATTTACACCGAGTTGCAATGGATTACTCTGATCAAGTCACACAGAAAGAATCTATATCTCAAGGGAGTTACCTCTATAGGAGACTGGGTGGTAGATGCATTGCTAGGTGAAACAGAAAACTTAATTCTTGACAGCTGCTTTGAGGAAGAATCAACAATGCTGCATTTCACTGCACTaagctgcatcagtacatttaGAGTTCTGAAGATTCTGCGACTCACCAATTGCAACGACCTGACACACCTTGTCTGGTGCGACGACCAGCAACAATCTGCATTTCACAACCTAGAAGAACTCCACATAACAAAGTGCGAAAGCTTGAGGTCTGTGTTCCACTTCCAGAGCACAAATAAGAACTTGTTTGTGTTTCCTTGCTTGAAGATAATCCAACTAATCAACTTGCAAGAAACTGTCAGCATTTGGAGTTGGGAAGGAAATCCACCACCACAGCATATCTGTCCAAACCTAAAGGAACTCAATGTTCAGCGCTGCCGAAAACTTGACTTTGTCTTTGTTGCAAGAGTAGCTGCTATGCTTAGTAATCTTGAGAGGTTGACACTGAAAAGCAACGTGGCTCTGAAGGAGGTTGTGGCCGATGATTACAGGATGGAGGAGATTGTTGTCAAAcatgttgaaatggaagaaactGTTGGAAATGAAATTGTCAGTGCTGATACCAGATATCCGGCACATCCTGCAGATTCTTGCGCCTTGATGGATCCAGAAGCATTTCCTAGTCTAACTCATCTCTCTCTTGTGGATTTACCTGAAATGGAGTACTTCTACAAGGTCAGGGATGAAATCATGAGATTCTCCTGGAAATCACTAGTAAGTCTCAAAATGGGGGGTTGCAACTCACTGAAAGGGTTCCCAATCCATGGTGCAAGTGCTCCAGGACTGAAGAATGTTGAGTTAGTACATAATGGTGATAAAAGCTGGTACCAAACGCTGATATCACAGGATGCATCTTTGGCTGAACGATTCAAAACTACACAAGAGTAA